The sequence below is a genomic window from Gemmatimonas sp..
CGTCGTCTGATGCAGGCAGAAGGCTTCGAATGCCTCGAAGCGAGCTGTGGCGCGGATGCGCTCGAGGTGCAGGCGGCCACGCCGTCGCCGCTGGTGCTCTCGGACTTTCATATGCCCGGGATGGACGGCGCGCAGCTGCTCACGCAGATCCGCTCGCGCTGGCCCGAGACGGCGGTGGTCATGATCACCGCCGTGTCCGATGTCGATCTGGCGGTGCGTTGCCTCGATGCCGGTGCGCTCGACTACCTCACCAAGCCCTTTGCGATCGAGGAGCTTCGCGCCCGAGTGGTGCAAGCGCTCGAGAAGCGCCGTCTGCTCATCGAGAATCAGGCGTATCGGTCTGACCTCGAGGCACGTGTCGCGCTCCAGGCGCGCAAGTACGAAGAGCTATTCCTCGCGGCCCTGCAGTCGCTGGCGGAAGCGCTCGAAGTGAAGGACTCCTACACGTGGGGGCACTCCACGCGCGTGAGTCGCTATGCGATGGCGATTGCGCGCGAACTGCACGTCGCACCGGCGTTGCTCCACGAGCTCGAGCTGGGTAGCCGCTTGCACGACATCGGTAAGATCGGCGTGCGCGAATCGGTGCTGAACAAAGCGGGACCCCTCACGGATGCCGAGTATGCGCACGTCATGGAGCATCCGGTCATCGGGTGGCGACTGCTGGCGCCGCTGTTGGGCGACATGCCGCACGCGTTGGCGGTGGTGCGCTCACATCATGAGCGATTCGACGGCTACGGTACTCCCGACACGTTGCGTGGTCACGAGATCCCGCTCGAGGCGCGGATCACGGCGGTGGCCGATTCCTTCGACGCCATGACCAGCGGCCGCCCGTATCGCGATGGCATGCACGTCGAGGACGCCGTGACGGAGTTGAGGCGCTGTGCCGGATCGCAGTTCGATCCGACGTGCGTGGCCGCCTTCGAGCGGGCGCTGGCCAGCGGTGCGATCCCGCATCCTGATCGCAGCGTACAACGGCAGACCCGCCTGCAGGTCGTGGCTTAAGCGAGCACCAGATGTCCGTCGCGTAGCCGTTGCACGGCAGTCTCCGCATGGACCGCCGTGCTACGCATTCCGGTCGCGGTGTTCCATCGGCCCGCCACCAGCGAGACACCCTCGCGTTCGATCGCTCGACACACATCGTCCACCGACGTCGGCGACAGCATGGTGACGCGACCGCCGGCCAGGAGCGGCGCGAACAGGCCCACTGCGAGTGCGTCGATATCCTCGCTGAGCCGCACGGTCAGCACATGGTCCACCGGCGTGAGGAGCAAGTCGGTGACGGCGGTTCTGGCGGCAGCAATCAGCTCACGGTGCGAACGGTTGAGGCGCTGCCGGGATGGCTGATACGCTACGAGGCACTCCTCGTCGCGCCCTTCCGTGGCCGTATCACCCTCCAGCGAGAGCCCGTGGTGTGATCCCAGGTCCACGTCGTGCGTGCGGCCGGGCACGATCACGCGTGCCTGGCGCGGCGCGTCATCGAGCAGCACCACGGGCATGCCCTCAGGAAGCCGCGCGGCCAGCGCCTCAAGCGTGAAGACAGTCCCCACGTTGGCGTCGGCCAGCTGCCACGCGATCGCGTCGGGCGACTCACCAATGTTGAGCAGCAGGGCGCCGCGCCCATCGGATGCCGCCAGCGCCACCAGAAGGGCGGGGCCGTCGGGCACAAAAATGGCAGATCGCTTGCCTGTCAATGCCCGGACCAGCGCGGCCGATCGCGGCAGGAGCGTGAGTCCGGCGGCCACGAGTTGCGACGCCTCAAAGGCGCCAAGACGACCGCCGCCAGCGGCGATCGCGAGGGGAAGCAGGGCGAGCGGATCGGACATGTGCGAAGAGACTAGCGCACTGTGGGGGCCTGTGCCACCGCCGTAACGGGAGCCGACCTTGGATCGTCTACCGGCGGGACTCCGTCGGGACTCTGTGCTGTGCGGATGCGTCAGCGTTCATGCACGTGTTGGCCGGAAGCGGGTCTGCCTCTAGCTTTCGGGATTACCCGAAAACACGCCGATTTACCGAGGAATCCGATGGCTTTTGAAGGGCTGATGGTGAGTGTGTCCGGTGTGCGCGGACGTGTCGGATACGGACTGACGCCTGAAGTCGTGGCGACATTCGCTGCCGCCTTCGGGGCCTGGGCTGCACGACACGGCGGACGCACGATCGTCGTGGGGCGTGACAGTCGTGTCTCCGGACCGATGTTCACGCGCATCGTGCATGGCGCCTTGGAGTCGGTCGGCTGCACGGTGATCGACATCGGCATGGCACCCACCCCCACCATTCAGCTGGCGGTCGAACATCACCATGCTGCCGGCGGCCTTGGCATCACGGCCAGCCACAACCCGATCGAGTGGAACGCCCTCAAGTTCATCGGTCCGTCTGGGCTCTTCCTGTCGGCCGACGAAGGCGCTGAAATGCGGGCCCTGATGGAGAGCGGCATCCCGCGCGCCACGTGGGACGCACTCGGCGAGATCGTGCACGACACCGAGGCGGTCCAGCGTCACATCGATCAGGTGCTGGCGCTGCCATACCTCGACGTAGCTGGCATCAGGGCCCGTCGTTTTCGCGTGGCGCTCGACTGCTGCCGCGGCGCCGGGGGCGTGATCATGCCGCAGCTCCTCACCGAGTTGGGCTGTGAGGTGTATGCGATCAACATGGAGGCCGACGGACAGTTTCACCGTCCGCCGGAGCCAGTGGCCGAAAACCTCGGTGAGTTGGCGGCACTGGTGAAGGCGACCGAAGCCGATATCGGGTTCGCGACCGACCCCGACGTGGATCGCCTCGCGCTCGTGCTCGACAACGGCATTGCACCGGGCGAGGACTACACGCTCGCGCTGGCGGCCCGTACCGTGTTGCGGCATCGTCCCGGACCGGTGGTGACCAACCTTTCCACCAGCAAGGTGGTGGCCGACGTCGCCCGCGACGCGGGCGTGCCCTTCCATTTCGCCAAAGTGGGAGAAGTGAACGTGGCGATGACCATGCGTGATCTGGGCGCGACGATCGGTGGAGA
It includes:
- a CDS encoding HD domain-containing phosphohydrolase; amino-acid sequence: MAHAAARSEAGGLMRFASALAGAPRRCLIVDDETSMRSVVRRLMQAEGFECLEASCGADALEVQAATPSPLVLSDFHMPGMDGAQLLTQIRSRWPETAVVMITAVSDVDLAVRCLDAGALDYLTKPFAIEELRARVVQALEKRRLLIENQAYRSDLEARVALQARKYEELFLAALQSLAEALEVKDSYTWGHSTRVSRYAMAIARELHVAPALLHELELGSRLHDIGKIGVRESVLNKAGPLTDAEYAHVMEHPVIGWRLLAPLLGDMPHALAVVRSHHERFDGYGTPDTLRGHEIPLEARITAVADSFDAMTSGRPYRDGMHVEDAVTELRRCAGSQFDPTCVAAFERALASGAIPHPDRSVQRQTRLQVVA
- the glmM gene encoding phosphoglucosamine mutase; this encodes MAFEGLMVSVSGVRGRVGYGLTPEVVATFAAAFGAWAARHGGRTIVVGRDSRVSGPMFTRIVHGALESVGCTVIDIGMAPTPTIQLAVEHHHAAGGLGITASHNPIEWNALKFIGPSGLFLSADEGAEMRALMESGIPRATWDALGEIVHDTEAVQRHIDQVLALPYLDVAGIRARRFRVALDCCRGAGGVIMPQLLTELGCEVYAINMEADGQFHRPPEPVAENLGELAALVKATEADIGFATDPDVDRLALVLDNGIAPGEDYTLALAARTVLRHRPGPVVTNLSTSKVVADVARDAGVPFHFAKVGEVNVAMTMRDLGATIGGEGNGGVILPEMHLGRDAPVGAALLLQLMLEEARPLSAVIAERPKYVIVKDKLDRPEAPLDAVYVALRAAFPDAVADTQDGLRLDWPDRWVHLRPSGTEPIVRVIAEGPTEQDARTLIMQAREPLSALGSL